GTCGAGTACGATTTTACAACCATCGGCGTACGTGTAGGTAATGCGTCGCCAGGTACCCACCGCATCTGGATGCTGCTGGGGAGCGTCAATTTCTACGCTAATCGGGCTTTCGTTGTCTTTGCCCAGAAAGTACTGGATTGGATCGAGGTAATGCTGGCCCATGTCGCCCAGTCCGCCGCCATCGTAATCCCAGTACCCCCGAAACGTTCCATGAACGCGATGGGCGTTGTAGGGCTTGTACGGAGCCGGTCCTAACCAGCTTTCGTAATCCAGTTCGGTAGGTACGGGGGCTTCTTCTAGGTGGGTCTTGCCTACCCAGTAAAATTTCCAGTCAAAGCCCGTATGCTTACTTACCGTAACCGTCAGGGGCCAGCCCAGCAATCCGCTTTCCACAAGCTTCTTAATGGGCCGCACCGTCGTTTTCATGCCGTAAAAGGTATCCTGAAACCGGAACCAGGTATTCAGCCGAAACATGCGTCCGTATTGAGCAACGGCTTCTTTCACGCGTTTTCCCTCGCCGATGGTCCGCGTCATGGGTTTTTCGCACCAGATGTCTTTACCAGCCCGGGCGGCGTCTACCGCCATGAGTCCGTGCCAGTGGGGCGGTGTGGCAATGTGTACAATATCGACTTCGGGTAACAGAAGCAGTTCGCGGTAGTCCTTAAACGTTTTGATGCCTGAGCCACCAGCCAATTCCAGCCCTTTCTGTAAATGGGTTTGATCCACGTCGCACAAAGCGACCACGCGGGTACCCGCGTAAGGAATGTGCCCACGGCCCATCCCTCCTAGACCAATGATTCCTTTGGTCAACTGATCACTGGGGGCCAGATACCCCTTGCCGAGTACGTGCCGGGGCACTATACTGAAGGCCGCTACGGCAGCGGCCGTTTGCTTAAGAAATTTTCTGCGGGAATGCGTCATACGGGAATAGAGGAATGCGTGATGCGGACTGCGTAACGGCTTGCGAACAGGCAGGCCATCATGCGTTGGGTAAGGTACGGAAATTGACCTGTTTACCCAAAACTCCGGATTGCTTTCTCCCCTATGAACACCTAAGCACGCCCCATGCGGCGTTCGAGTTCCTGCAACTGCGGCAGATACTGCTTTTCGATAACGTGAAGTTCTTCCTGACAGTACTGGCGGGCTAACTCCCAGACGGCCGTAGCAAAAAGCATTTTGTCTTTGTAATTCTGCTCGTCGCTCAGCTTGGGATCGAACGAAAAGGGTACGGTTTTCTTGGCCTGCTCAAAGAGTTCCATCCGCAAACCGGGACGTATGGCTAGGAATGCTTGAATGACTTCGTACTGCCGTTCGTACCAGCGATTTTTCCACTGATTGTATTCGTCCTGCCAGTTCTTTTCTTCTTTTGGAGCCTGCGGTTTCGGTGCAGGGGCCGCGGGTTGGCCCGTAGCAAATAGGGAAGGCGACAGAATCAGCGTATTGAGATACCCCCCAATATTCTGAATGGGTGAGTTTTTCTTGCGAGCCTGTTTTAGAGTCGTTTGAATACTGGTCCGGATGTGTTCAATGGGAGCTTTCTCCAGCCACTGCCAGACGGTTTGCTCGGAAACGTAAGCACTGACCAGTGGGAAAATTTCATCAAAGTGTGATACTTCCACGGCCGAACCCTCTTCTTCCGGTACGGGTTCCTGAACCGGAGCCCGTTTTAATTTTAATACCGGCGGTACCGCTCCCTGACTCGTATCGTTTTTGCTAATGTTGTAAAAGCGAATGGCCACTACCGCGTTTGACTTTAACTTGAATGGGAGTTCGTAGGGATAGTTCTTGGCCTGTACGCCTTCGTAATCAAACCGGATGTCGGTATACTTCTGCAAATCCTCCTTGGCCTTCTCCAGAACCCGGTCGCGAAAGTGCCCATAAAGCTTGTACTCCTCCTCCATGCCGAGCATCGCTTTGAGTTCCTGTAATTCAATCGTCCGCTCCCCCAGTTTTTCGTACTGCTTGAGCAATTCGTAAATCCGTACGGTATAGGGACTCGACAGGTCGAGAATATTCGCCATCTCGTATACCAGATACCGCTCCTTGAGTTCAATCAGAAAGGGCTTTAGATCGGGATGAAAGGAAACCTTCAGGTACACCCGATCGTCGTCCAGACGTTTCGACTGAATGATTTTACGCTGTACGTCATCTGGCGTTTTAATACCACCAATAATGGGCGTTTCCAGCGTTTCGTAGACGCCATCAGTTTTGACCTTTAGCTTGATGATTTTACTCATCAGGCCGCGGGCTCCTTCTTTGAGATCTTCGTAGGTACGACCGTCCTTGCGTAAGCCAAAATCCTGAATGACATCCCGGAAAAAAATCTTATACTCTTTGAAGTCGCGGTCTTCCCAGTCAATCATGGAAATCATCTTGGCAAATACCCGCGTTTCCCAAATGGTGAATTTATAATGGGCTTCTACCAGAGCGTTTGACTTCCGGATCAGAACTACGGTATTATTTCGCTTCTTTTTACGGGTATTCTTACGAGGATTAAGCTTTTTCTCCACTAGGCATTCGATTTAAAGGCAGCTTTCTGAACGATTTTGTGCATACACTAACCAACTATCACAAATTCCACGCTTCCAAGGTACGAAACAAACGTGATTTCTGTGATAGTTTTACGTGCATTTTGTGATAGTTTGGTGTGAAATCTGTGATAGTTGTACGTGGAATCTGTGATAGTTTCTCAAGTTATCCACAAATAATTCATTGAATATCAATTACTTACAAGTGTTTTTTTTGCCGGAAATACTATTAAAATATAATATAAAAACATCAAACAAGGAATTGATGATGATTTTCGTAATTTTTTGATGAAAAGAAAAAAGCTGTGAGTAAGGCTGATGGACTTAAGAGAAGACCTAAAAACAAAGGAGATTAAAGTGATTAGCTAAAAGTTCCGGCGTGCGGGCACGTGCATTTTGTGATAGTTTGCCGGTATTCAATGGATTTCATGCGATGAAAAGAGGTACAATTGCTGTTAATGTATTCATTATTAGGTTAAAAACATGCACGGAGGCTACTAGTGAAAAGTCATTTTGAAAAACTATCACAATTTGTGAATAGTAAATGGATCTCTATGAATCCCCCATTTCGATCAAACTCCTAAATGGGCCGAACGTTTTGCAATCTCACAAACTATCACAGATTGTTTGGGTATAGTTCTGATAAACAGCTAGTTACTGCATTTGCTTTCTCTTCTTACCATGGATTTTAAATGGATTTATAGTTGTATTCAACTATCACAAATTGTTTTTATAAAG
This portion of the Siphonobacter curvatus genome encodes:
- a CDS encoding Gfo/Idh/MocA family oxidoreductase, giving the protein MTHSRRKFLKQTAAAVAAFSIVPRHVLGKGYLAPSDQLTKGIIGLGGMGRGHIPYAGTRVVALCDVDQTHLQKGLELAGGSGIKTFKDYRELLLLPEVDIVHIATPPHWHGLMAVDAARAGKDIWCEKPMTRTIGEGKRVKEAVAQYGRMFRLNTWFRFQDTFYGMKTTVRPIKKLVESGLLGWPLTVTVSKHTGFDWKFYWVGKTHLEEAPVPTELDYESWLGPAPYKPYNAHRVHGTFRGYWDYDGGGLGDMGQHYLDPIQYFLGKDNESPISVEIDAPQQHPDAVGTWRRITYTYADGCKIVLDGEGRDEGVPYIQGPKGKLYPEFRSDIPDLARKLASFPDPKPQVTNFLESVRERKPFALNEQNGYRSCTLVNMGIIALRLGRSLRFDPKNQVFIDDEGANRLIDQPMRAPWVM
- a CDS encoding replication initiation protein yields the protein MEKKLNPRKNTRKKKRNNTVVLIRKSNALVEAHYKFTIWETRVFAKMISMIDWEDRDFKEYKIFFRDVIQDFGLRKDGRTYEDLKEGARGLMSKIIKLKVKTDGVYETLETPIIGGIKTPDDVQRKIIQSKRLDDDRVYLKVSFHPDLKPFLIELKERYLVYEMANILDLSSPYTVRIYELLKQYEKLGERTIELQELKAMLGMEEEYKLYGHFRDRVLEKAKEDLQKYTDIRFDYEGVQAKNYPYELPFKLKSNAVVAIRFYNISKNDTSQGAVPPVLKLKRAPVQEPVPEEEGSAVEVSHFDEIFPLVSAYVSEQTVWQWLEKAPIEHIRTSIQTTLKQARKKNSPIQNIGGYLNTLILSPSLFATGQPAAPAPKPQAPKEEKNWQDEYNQWKNRWYERQYEVIQAFLAIRPGLRMELFEQAKKTVPFSFDPKLSDEQNYKDKMLFATAVWELARQYCQEELHVIEKQYLPQLQELERRMGRA